Proteins encoded within one genomic window of Deinococcus ruber:
- a CDS encoding IS110 family transposase has translation MSEKTFVGIDVSKARLDVAILPSGEIFAVDQTPRGLSDLLVRLSEVQPALVVMEATGGLEQAAMLALHAAGVPVSVLNPRQVRHFARALGQHAKTDRIDAVLLATFARTLQPQAQVPGDAAQRSLEALLARRRQVVDLLTMERNRLHSSHDAYVQQDLNDVIAYLEGRRDTLDQALQDAIQADQALRATYDILTSAPGVGPVLAFTLLAQLPELGTLSRQCIASLAGVAPLNWDSGTARGHRCIWGGRAEVRQVLYMAAVSAVRWNPTLKTVFDRLLEKNKPKKVALVACMRKLLIYLNAMVRDQRCWQVPVSA, from the coding sequence ATGTCAGAGAAGACGTTTGTCGGCATTGATGTGTCAAAAGCCCGTCTGGATGTGGCGATCCTGCCGAGCGGAGAGATCTTTGCCGTTGATCAGACTCCCCGTGGGCTGAGCGATTTGCTGGTTCGGCTATCCGAGGTACAGCCGGCGTTGGTGGTGATGGAAGCGACCGGTGGCCTGGAACAGGCCGCGATGCTCGCGTTACATGCTGCCGGTGTCCCTGTGAGTGTCTTGAATCCTCGGCAGGTGCGGCATTTCGCGCGTGCCCTGGGGCAGCACGCGAAAACAGATCGGATCGATGCGGTGCTGTTAGCGACGTTCGCGCGGACGCTGCAACCGCAGGCACAGGTGCCTGGGGATGCAGCTCAGCGCTCGCTGGAAGCGTTGCTCGCCCGTCGCCGCCAGGTGGTCGATCTGCTGACGATGGAGCGTAACCGCCTACACAGCAGCCACGACGCATATGTTCAACAAGATCTGAACGACGTGATTGCCTACTTGGAAGGGCGCCGCGACACGCTGGATCAGGCACTGCAAGACGCCATTCAGGCGGATCAGGCGTTGCGAGCCACCTATGACATTTTAACGTCAGCTCCAGGGGTGGGGCCGGTGCTGGCATTCACGCTGCTAGCCCAACTCCCTGAGTTGGGCACCCTTTCCAGACAATGCATCGCCAGCTTGGCAGGCGTGGCACCGCTCAACTGGGACAGTGGGACTGCTCGCGGTCATCGCTGCATTTGGGGCGGTCGAGCGGAGGTTCGCCAAGTGCTGTATATGGCCGCTGTCTCGGCGGTGCGCTGGAACCCAACCCTCAAGACGGTGTTTGATCGGTTGCTTGAGAAGAACAAACCGAAGAAGGTCGCGCTCGTCGCTTGTATGCGTAAACTGCTGATTTACCTGAATGCCATGGTGCGTGACCAGCGCTGCTGGCAGGTACCTGTCAGCGCTTGA